From the genome of Oryza glaberrima chromosome 1, OglaRS2, whole genome shotgun sequence:
CATGGTCCATCACGTAACATGAGTAATAAAAACTAGCTATAGTGTAATTCGCTCgtataaataaaatgaaagaTCAGGAAAAACAAATTGAAAATCATGCAAATGGCAGAGACTAACGgacccatcgtttcgcttattcgcggaataagccaaacgatatatttacaaacgaatagtaatttgtgaataaaaattttatatacgtgttcttagtgatataaaagtaaatactgaaaaataaactttaataaaATAACctcaaaatttaatattgaaaattcaaattttgactaataaatataagcataagtgaaaagattggCCCAAACaggagagcaagtttaatagtatagctaactgttggctccaaatcatctatagctaatctaatagcccatttatataatagttaattataaaaatatactacatcattaatacccggtcccacctctcatacacacgtaACGTCTTGGAATCCGTGTTGTagccggctacaaatctgtagtccgctttcttctctctcttatcttttcttctcgatatatgattatagctggtttataactctattgtacctgctctcaaaGCTAAACCAGAGCACCAATCTCAAAgcattctcctcctccccggagTCCAGACGTCGAGGCGGCTGCTGACCGGGGGCGAGCGAAAATATTTCTAGTCGTCTCCCTCAACCTCTCGTCAGATCTGGCCACTCCCACGCACCCAGTCTCCTAAACCCTACAcaccctccccccctctcctctcgccggccgcgccacccgccgccgccgcggccatggccgccgccgggggtCTCCCAGCCTcggccaccctcctcctcctcgtcatcgccgccgtggccgtcgctcccctcgcctccgccgtccgccCGGTCTCCGACGCCCACAGATCCGCTGCCGCCGAGCTCTTCGCCGCTTCCCCCGACGGATCCTTCGGCGAGTAAGTCGACAGTGTCCCGATCTCGAGTGCTTGTCCCACGCCGGGCGCAGTTGCGCGCGCGCCACCGAGCTCAGCTCCAGATCGATCCGAGGCGGGGCTCCCTGCTTGAGAATTATGGATGCTTACTTGCGTTTTGGTCTGTTCATTCGCGCAGTTTGGAGACGACGTATGAGGCGGTCAGGACGTTCCAGATACTCGGGGTGGAGAAGGACAAGGGCTTGATTGGTAAGGCGTGCAAGTTCGCCGCCGAGAAGctggcctcctcgtcgtcgtcgcccgcgAAGGATCTGTTCCACGCGGCCCGGATCAGCGGCGTCCTCAAGTGCAGTGTTGATTCCGGAGTTTACGATGTGGGTCTTAGCTTAGCTTAACAGATCTTGTTGATGCCAATGGGGTTTTCTTGTTTGATGGCATGGTGACACTTGTGTTATTGGTGTTAGGATGTCGCTACGAGGCTTAAGGCTGTGATCAAGGACACTAACTCGCTGCTGGAACTCTACTATTCTGTGGGAGGGTTGCTCAGCATCAAGGTTACTCCGCTGAATGCACTACTAGTTTATACTTGTTTGTTTGATTTGCTCATCTCCACTTGTTGATAGTTGGTTGATCTTTTCTGTCCATTAATGAATTTGCATTGTTTGCTTCAGGAACAAGGCCACAATGTTGTTTTACCTGATGCAGATAACACATTTCACGCAATTAAGGTGACAACAGTTCATTATAGCTTTGcgtttttttctcttgtttacATTCTGCAATTTACAtcagaattttattttaaaattagagTTGCTGAGATGTGTCTTTGTTCGTTTAGGCACTTAGCCAAAGCGACGGAAGATGGCGTTATGACACTAACAGCGCTGAATCGAGCACGTTTGCTGCTGGTAACAGTTATTATTAAATTGTAACACTTAAAATATTTCTGGCACCTGTAAACATAAATTTAATGTTGATCTGACCTTGTATTAGAGGGTGTGCTGATTGCTGTTCACTGTTTAATTTCTTGAGACTCATTTAAGTTATTATAGGGTTGAATAGTGGATTAGTAATCAGTGCCTCTATCTCTGTGAAGCTTTCTATACCACCATTCACCACTTAATGGAAGATCTTTACTGCAATTGGGTTGCATATTTTTTGTTACTGATATTTAACATAATGTATTTCTACAGGTATCGCACTAGAAGCATTGTCTGCAGTTATTTCACTGGCAGATTCGGAAGTTGACTCATCCATGGTGTGTGCATCCCTCTACTTGAGTATCTAGAATATATACTTGATTTGCAATAGCTATATGATTTTTCTTCCTTTGACCTAAATAATAAAGTACCAGTAATTTCATATGGTGTAAATTATGTTATAAAACCATGAATAGGGAAGTGGCTTTGAATGGATGGAGAACATATATAGCACTCATCTTATAGATTATATTACCTCTGTAACTGATAAAGAAGTATCGATGACCATAGATAGCTAAATATCATAATACAAGTTCATTAAAGTTTGAAGTGCTTAATTTCACGAGAAAACAACAATCTGGTAATGTTGTATCTCCCCAACTATCCTCCTTTAGGTGCGACAATCTTTCATCTGAAACCTTGAACATATATCAACCTTGTCTGTGATTTTAAAAGAGATTCAACCATGCCACTATGGCATTCTATGTACCATGACTTTCATAGTTTATTTTAGTGATTATGTgttatcttttgtgtagcacTGCTTCATACAATTTGTTGGTGCTCTTCATTCGTATGTGTCATTGCCTGTTAGCATGGTGTTGCAAATGTGTACTGATTCCTGTTTCTTCTATTAAAATATCATGACAACAGATAGCTGTGGTGAAAAATGACATTGTGAAGCTATTTGACACGATCAAGAGCTATGGTATGTTCTATAACCTTTTGTTTGTGCTGCAAAGTTACCCTGATGGTATCAGCTTCCAAATTACAAAACCTATGAGATTTAGATAAGTGACAGTAGCCAgtacaatttatttttcatattttgattTTATGCGTAGTAAGTGAGGAAATTTACCTTgcctactttgaaagattagtAGGAATCATCCCACCTACAAATACAAAATATAATGAATGAATACTTTCTAATGGTATATTTGCAGATGATGGGACATTTTACTTTGACGAGAAGCATGTTGATGCTGCCGAATACAAGGGCCCTATAACAACATCTGCTTCAGTAGTAAGGGGTGTCACCTCTTTTGCAGCTGTTGCTTCTGGGAAATTGAATGTGAGCTTTCTTGCATCAATCTTGTAATAATCATTCAATAAATTTATGTGTAAAAGCTTTTGTTAAGTAGCTGCACTTAATCTACAGATCCCTGGTGAGAAAATACTGGGTTTGGCGAAGTTTTTTCTTGGTATAGGGCTACCAGGTAGCGCAAAGGATTGCTTTAACCAGATTGAGTCATTATCATTCTTGGAAAACAATAGGCAAgtcattatttatttgttttcttcaatTGGCATGCatcttttattcttttttgtAATATATTGAGTGACACCTTTTTCTGCCCTTttcttaatatattttcaaaaatgtAAATGTTTCTTAGTGCACTGTTAGCCTTTTGTGCTTATTTCTTATCTACAATTTGCAGGGTATTTGTTCCTCTGGTCCTTTCACTTCCTTCCAAAGTATTTTCGCTGACCTCCAAAGACCAGCTTAAGGTGATTAGTACTTGCTAATATATTGGATTTTGCAAgatgtataaaatttttactaGGATTGAGTGTGAATCTCTGTATGAATGAGCATTCGATTGATATGTGCTGTGATGAATTGACATTTAGTTATATGAACACTGCAAAAGTGACTGTTATGATGGGAGAAATCCCATATTATTCAACTTGCAAGCACTGCATTTAATTGTAAAATTTTAATTCCTAACTCATatcatattttaagtttgaaccAGCAAAGCTGTTATAGTAACTCACATGCCATTTTCAGTTGTCCTTCTAGATTATATTCTACACCTAGATTTTTCTTATTACTCGATTATGTCTACAGTTAGTATAAATTATACCTTATCTACAATAGTTTCTCATCGATTTCCTTTTTTTGTAATGTTTTAGTCCATATAAGTTAACTTCAGTTTGTAAATACTTGGCATTTTCAGGTTGAAGTCACCACAGTATTTGGATCTGCTGCACCTCCTCTCAGAGTGAATCTTGTACAAGTGCTGGGCTCTGACTCTAAGGTCATCACTACTGAAACCAAGGTAGAATCAAGATTAGTGGCTACCTCTTGGAACTTCCTCTATGCCTGTCTTTTTCCCAGCTGCCATCCTCTAAAACCCTTTTACTTCTGATATCAGGAACTTCAGTTTGACCTTGATAACAATGTTCATTACCTGGATATTGCTCCATTGAAAATAGATGTTGGGAAGTACTCGCTTGTTTTTGAGGTATGTGTAAAGTGTATTAGTTTGTTTGTGTTATGATAATAGTAATTgacaagccttttttttttgtctcgcCAGATTTCTCTTCAGGAACAAGAACATGAAACTATTTATGCTACTGGAGGGACAGATACTGAGGCGATCTTTGTCACAGGATTGATCAAAGTTGATAAGGCAGAAATTGGAATTTCTGATAATGATGCTGGGACTGTGGAGTCTGTTCAAAAGTAAATTGTTTAACGATGTGATtcccttccctttttttttaaaaaaaaagaaagagagaaaaaagttaGAGCTACATTAAAAAAAGACAAGCTGCCAACCTTGTACTGAAGAAATCTCATCTGCTTTCTTAAGTATATAGCCACTGAAAGAGTTCCATTCTCATCTGGAATAGCAGACAAGTGCTACAAAATTacttagtttttatttttcatttcccTGATATATGTCTGGAGATTTTCCTGCTATTTTTAACTTGTTTACTTTTGTTGTTTTGTGATTGTGAATCTATTTAATATTCTGATTTAGTTAATATAAAATTGCATGAAAATTGTGAAGCGGGAAAGCCTGCTTTATATGTCTCATATTTCAAGCTTCTTCATTTCAGGATAGATCTGCAGAAAGATACTAGTGTTTCTCTTTCTGCAAACCATCTGCAGAAGTTGCGGTTATCTTTTCAACTGAGTACACCACTCGGGAAGACGTTTAAACCTCACCAGGTTGCTCTAGAATTTAATCCTTTTTTTCCCAGTGGAACACTATGGTTCTTTCCCTGACTTCATTGAGcaaatcaattttcaggtgtTCCTCAAGTTAAAGCATGATGAAAGCAAGGTTGAGCATTTATTTGTTGTACCAGGCTCTGCAAGGCAGTTTAAAATTGTTCTAGTTGAGTACCCCATCCCCCAGTTAGTTACACTCATCTTTTTCAGCTTGTTCTATGTTTTCGAGTGCTACGTCATCATCAGTTTCCTGTCCATGCATTACATTATACAGAGACTAGTTATATACAGAGCAGTTTCTCAATGTGGAAAGGAATAGCTAGGCTATGTAGCTTGGTTTGCTTTAGAACACATGGCCACCAGCACCATTTGAATTTGATGTCAGCCATATTTATATGAACACTGTTGGTGAAAGTTGAGATTTGAAGAAAAAGACTACCATGTGCATAGCATATACATTGAaataaggcaaaatttgctataggacacccGAAAATCGTGTAATTGGCTGTGAGACACCGCAAAATCTTGGCTTTGCCCACGGACACTACGAAATTTGTGAAATTGGCTGTGAGACACCGAaggcaatattttataatttttgaggCAAAAGAGGTcagataattttttaaaagaccAATCTACCCCTGCACCCAGCTGTCCATCTCCCTCCCCAACCCGATTTCCCAGTCCTGAACCCTAACCctaggcgccggcggcggtggcggcaccgccgccggcaccggcggaGGCAGTTTCGGCGCCAGCGACGGTGTTGAGGACGGCGACAACGGCGGCCGCTGAAGCTGTGATGATGACGTAGTAAATCGATCCCTGTGGCAAACTCGACGAGTCCTGACGGCAAGTGCGCGGTCTAGCGGTTTCAAGCCGATAGCGGCGGACGGCGGATCTCAGTTGCCAAATGAAGGGCACGTTCTCTGCACAGTCGTCAGTTAATCAACTAATTAAGTTGTCCTTTGGTGACAAATATTTCCTGGTGCCATAGACCAATTAGCATCTGAGTGGATTATAACAGCAGGTGCATCGTCGCCGTGCAGGATCAAGGAGGAAGAAGCAGCCAAAGGCAGTAATGGAGCGCAGGCGGAGAAGACGAGCGAGAGATTTTCTCTGTATGGAACGCGCTAGGCACGGCCCTATTCGCGTCTGtgcgcggcgaggcgcggcgcgcACATGCCATGCCGGCATGCCGTGGCATGCCAATTGCGCAGGGGTAGATTGGTCTTTTAGAAAATTATCTGACCTCTTTTATCtcggaaattataaaatattgcctCCGGTGTCTCACAGCCAATTTCACAACTTTCATAGTGTCCGTGGGCAAAGCCCAGATTTTGCGGTCTCACAGCCAATTACACGATTTtcgagtgtcctgtagcaaattttgccttgaaATAAACAACtgatttatttatatatgtttcaacatAATATAGCGGGGATGGATCTTCCTGTATTTTTTCTTGGATTCAGCCTGTATTTGCTACTATACAAAGACATTCTCATGTTACCACAGATTATAATATCATGGGATTTGTCAGTAACAAGTGTTCTTACATGTCTGTTCAATTTGTCATAGGACTTTCTTGGTTTGGTGGAGAAATTCTACTACCTTTCTGGAAGATATGACCTGGAGCTTGCAGTTGGTGATGCTGCAATGGTATGTAACCATGTTACTGGACTCTCATTCCCGTTTTGTTGCCCTTGCTGATTTCTTTTTGTTCTCAGGAGAATTCATTTCTACGAGCCCTTGGCCATATTGAATTGGACCTGCCTGAGGCCCCAGAAAAAGCCCCAAAGCCTCCGGCCCAGGCTGTTGATCCATTCTCAAAATTTGGTCCGAAGAAGGAAATATCGCACATATTCCGTTCACCAGAGAAGAGGCCACCCAAGGAACTCTCATTTGTGTTTACGGGCCTCACGCTTCTGCCTATTGTTGGGTTCTTGATTGGGGTGGGTCAACAACTCCTATGTGTGTTTCTTCATTTCTCCTTTGcagttttttttgtttagtCTAACGCATTCGTTTGCAGCTTATGCGTCTGGGGGTAAACTTGAAGAACTTCCCGTCCTTGCCAGCACCCGCAGCATTTGCCTCACTTTTCCATGCTGGAATTGGAGCAGTGCTGCTGCTCTACGTTCTCTTCTGGATTAAGGTTAGTACCGTTCATTGTTGGTAAAGCATAATTGCATTAACAAAGGTTTCTGCTGGCGCTGACATTCATTCTTGTTGTAATAGCTGGATCTTTTCACAACCCTGAAGTACCTCAGCTTCCTTGGTGTCTTCCTTGTGTTTGTGGGCCATAGGGCTCTATCTTACCTTTCCTCCACGTCAGCCAAACAGAAGACTGCTTGAGAGGACGATCCAAAGAGGAGTATTCCGAATCACAAAATTTTCAAGCGTCACAAGTTGCTTAGGTTCCTTATTTTAGCACCTTCGCTTTGATATTCTGACCATTTTTCTTGAGCAACTTCCGAGTTACGAGGGACGAGTCGATTTCAGTTTTGTGGGGGTCAAGAATACTGGAGCTAGAATGTAGGACCTCACCTTCTTGTATGATGATGCCCTGATGTGTTCTCAATAGACGTATGTTTGATGATAGAATTAATAATATCTTATTCTCCAAATGCATAGTATGCCTTTTGCAAAAATTGAGTTCCATATGCAGAATATGAACACTCTTAATCCCGAGGCCCATATGATATCACGAACGGTGACTTCAGAATTTAGATATGATTAAACTTTGCACGGGGGCATTCGCGTGCTCCATTTCATCAGACCATATGGTTCTGGAAACACACCTTCGCTGCAACCTGCAACTTCGAAAAATAATGTCTGTTTATCGTGACACGGTCACACAGGTATACAAATTGTGCGTATACAATTTGAGAAATAAGTATACAGTGTAATGCTCTATGCAAATTGTCAAAACTGGAGTAAACTTTCCCTGCAGAGTATATAAGTTACATGATTTCCGATGGTCTTGACTCTGATCAGAATGCAGAATGCCTATACATTTGTATTACAGGTTGCGCCTGATGACATGTATAACTATGACTTCTGTAAAGAATCATTTGCAGTTACAGGTTCCCGGATCCTCCATACTACCGACCCGTTTTATGGTGGGAAACAACTTCTTAGTTTGATTAGTTATCATCATTTGTAAACTATCCAGTTTCACCTGTTTGGCCACCACGGTCAGGGTCACTCGTAAAGAATACACCAATTACTAAAAACTCTCCTTGCCTGCCGTTccacttgaaaaaaaatggtgtgGAGTAGACCAATCTCTGTGAATTCAGGACTAGTCGAGGGCATCGTTTTGTCGCCTAGCTAATCTGGAATACAAACCATCGTGCTTATTAATAAGCTCGCTGTGTTTTCCATCCTGCATACCACACAAAAGAACTTTAAGAAATCTGAATGACATCATATCATGTGTATAGTAGGATCAGATTAGTTCTGGTTTAACGTTTTCAGTGAAGCAACAGCGGCCGAAAACATACCTCCACAATATTACCATTTTCCATCACGATAATTCTATCAGCCGCTTGAATTGTAGATAGTCTACAAGAGAAATGATTGTGTCAACTAAAatcttaaaattcaaaataaacaaCTGCAGTATGAGCATACATTACCTGTGAGCTATGATGATCACGGTTCTTCTAGCCTTAGGATCAGTACTAAACTTTGTGATTACATTCTAGCAAAGCAGGAGGAAGCGAATCAGCAAGCCGCCCATAGGCACATTTATCTAGGTACATAATTGGTCAAATATCTTGATGAAGAGGTTACCTTCACATAATGTTCACTCTCAGCATCAAGTGCACTAGTGGCTTCATCTAATACCAAGATGGATGGGTCCCTAAGAAGGGCCCTCGCAATAGCAACGCGTTGCTTTTGGCCTCCACTAAGAAGAGCATCATCGACAATGGTGTTATAACCATCAGGGAGAGACATTATGAAATCGTGAGCATATGCCTGCTTTGCAGCCCACTCCACTTCTTCATTGCTAACTTCTCTTGGACAACCATACCTAATATTAGAACTAATATCCATTCGGAATAGCCTAGGTTCCTGCACACACCAATATATGTGGCTATTTAATACAACAAAAGTTCTAGTGGTAGCAGAGCCTTGAGTTAGATCTGAACCTGTCCAACAAAACCAATCCTTTCCCTGAACCATCTTATGTCAAGCTCACTGAGTGGGACACCATCTACTAATATCTGCATTGATCACAAAACATAACTTCAGACCAGCCAACTGGTTTGCTTTGAAGCGACTGCATGCGGTCATGTGGCACAGACAATAGTTTGACGCAGAAATTATCTTACTTGCCCATCTGTAGGTTCATATAGCCGAAGTAGTAGGTTAACTACAGTACTCTTTCCACTTCCGCTAAGACCAACCTTTAAAAGTTTCATATAAATGCAGCCAGTTTGTTAGTCAGAAATGAGAATTCAGAAGTATGAAATAATTAAATCAACTGTGTTCTTCTacacaacacacacacatagGGAGAGAACTAGAAAGCAACTGTGTTCTCTATCTCTTACAATTGCAACTACTTCATTTGGATGAAGTGTTAGATTCAATCCACCCAGAATTGGTAcctgttaaaaaaaaggagatcaaTAATATAAGGACACAAGGTAACAGCAGATTCCTCTTATTTACATAACAAATATGATAATTATGAAATTGTTCTGCTTTAGGGTTCACTCTACTGGTTTTCAGTCAAAAGTCAAATGAATATTATGGTTAGATCAGCTGGATCATAAACAGgtattctttttttccctttttggtGGGTGACAACAGGCACTCCTCAACAGAGAAGTATCCATAAAAGCACTGTAATCATACCGTAGGTCTTGATGGATATGAAAATGATACATCGGCATACTGAATCTGGCCTTCCAACTTCTGTAACCTGTGGCCTGCAATGGTGACGTACTTTAGATCACTAAACAATTTTACAACCACAAGTAAAAAACATTCAACTAGCCATTCTAAATCAGACATCAGGTTACAACAGTATCTTGTAACATGCAATTTATTTTCTTGCCTTCAGAACTAAGCTGTCTGCTAGGAAGTAGATCCATCAAACGGAAGACCTTTTCACTTGCTCCAACAGACTGCATCAGAGAGGACCAGTTGTCTCCAATCCACCATGTTGACAAAATTAGCCACTCAGCATAGAGTATGAATTTTGTCAGTTGCTCAGCAGTTAGCTTCCCAGCCATGATGGATATCCCTCCAATCAACACTGCAATGACCTACACAAAGCTTATTTGCAAGAATACATCATCAACGGTACAACAAATTCATATCAGAACCAGGCAttttatattttacaaaattgcTAATTTAAATATGTTCTGATTGGAGTATCATTATGAATTGAACAGAAACATCAAACTACCTGAGTAGAATGGTATAGATAGTTCAAACTCAAGCTCCAGCCTCCATAAGCCATTGTTTGCCGAAAGCTTACATCATATAGCTTATCTAGCCACTTTGCATATCTATCAGAGTACAAGGCATCGTgagattttgtttttgtgtGTATGTATGAGCGTGTTtgagataagagagagagagagggaggtagAGATTGCCTTTTAAACTCCTGCTTTTCTGTTCCATAAACCCGTACTGTCCGAACCAAACTTATCACCTCTTGAGCAACCTGATTTAGTTTAATGTGAAAACTGAGATGAAAACTTTGCCTTATGAAATGCTACcttcatccaaaaatataagggatttttcccatgggacagaggaagtagctTATTGTAAAGAGTACAAACTTACATTGTTGGCACTTGCAGTGAACTCCTGTGCAAATTTGGCTGCTCTTTTCTGATACCTATTAATCACAGTATCATAATGATTTCTCTCACATGGATCACAGGTGTtaagcaataaaataaaaacgtGGTGGTGCTTCCTTGAACTTTCACTACTCAGGTAATGTAATATGAAAGACAGCTAACACAGAAAAGGGAGAGACAATATACAAGGTAAATAAGAGTAGGTTTTTACCGTCCATGAACTAGCATAATGGTCGACAATGTCGCACAAATCAACATAGTGCACATTCCAAGTGGCCAAGATAAGACTAGCAGATAAATTAGTGCGCCTACACCCTGAAATAAAGTGACAAAATGGTACGTGAGTTTTTGAAGCTACTGGTTACATTTTCATACAAGACTACTAAACAACCTTTTCACCTGAAGCAAATTGCGTGAGATAAGATTAAGATCATTG
Proteins encoded in this window:
- the LOC127778894 gene encoding dolichyl-diphosphooligosaccharide--protein glycosyltransferase subunit 2, producing the protein MAAAGGLPASATLLLLVIAAVAVAPLASAVRPVSDAHRSAAAELFAASPDGSFGDLETTYEAVRTFQILGVEKDKGLIGKACKFAAEKLASSSSSPAKDLFHAARISGVLKCSVDSGVYDDVATRLKAVIKDTNSLLELYYSVGGLLSIKEQGHNVVLPDADNTFHAIKALSQSDGRWRYDTNSAESSTFAAGIALEALSAVISLADSEVDSSMIAVVKNDIVKLFDTIKSYDDGTFYFDEKHVDAAEYKGPITTSASVVRGVTSFAAVASGKLNIPGEKILGLAKFFLGIGLPGSAKDCFNQIESLSFLENNRVFVPLVLSLPSKVFSLTSKDQLKVEVTTVFGSAAPPLRVNLVQVLGSDSKVITTETKELQFDLDNNVHYLDIAPLKIDVGKYSLVFEISLQEQEHETIYATGGTDTEAIFVTGLIKVDKAEIGISDNDAGTVESVQKIDLQKDTSVSLSANHLQKLRLSFQLSTPLGKTFKPHQVFLKLKHDESKVEHLFVVPGSARQFKIVLDFLGLVEKFYYLSGRYDLELAVGDAAMENSFLRALGHIELDLPEAPEKAPKPPAQAVDPFSKFGPKKEISHIFRSPEKRPPKELSFVFTGLTLLPIVGFLIGLMRLGVNLKNFPSLPAPAAFASLFHAGIGAVLLLYVLFWIKLDLFTTLKYLSFLGVFLVFVGHRALSYLSSTSAKQKTA
- the LOC127778904 gene encoding ABC transporter B family member 26, chloroplastic, which codes for MPTPAALLLTTATGSAALSVGVAAVGPRAPSLLLRSASATRRAPGRARPTRIRAAAAIGGEFGGLAQRRALAGEFIERLRNVLPGGSWWRLEDGEEAGGGRAEASGATAASALRRMWALVASDRWVVFVGFASLVGAALAEIAIPHLLAASIFSAQNGGAVFYRNAKLLVVLCLISGVFSGVRSCCFGVANMILVKRMREMLFDSILSQDIAFFDEETVGDLTSRLGSDCQQVSRVIGNDLNLISRNLLQGVGALIYLLVLSWPLGMCTMLICATLSTIMLVHGRYQKRAAKFAQEFTASANNVAQEVISLVRTVRVYGTEKQEFKRYAKWLDKLYDVSFRQTMAYGGWSLSLNYLYHSTQVIAVLIGGISIMAGKLTAEQLTKFILYAEWLILSTWWIGDNWSSLMQSVGASEKVFRLMDLLPSRQLSSEGHRLQKLEGQIQYADVSFSYPSRPTVPILGGLNLTLHPNEVVAIVGLSGSGKSTVVNLLLRLYEPTDGQILVDGVPLSELDIRWFRERIGFVGQEPRLFRMDISSNIRYGCPREVSNEEVEWAAKQAYAHDFIMSLPDGYNTIVDDALLSGGQKQRVAIARALLRDPSILVLDEATSALDAESEHYVKNVITKFSTDPKARRTVIIIAHRLSTIQAADRIIVMENGNIVEDGKHSELINKHDGLYSRLARRQNDALD